GTTAAGATACGAGAACCAGCTCGCCTTGCGCACAACCGGATTCGCAATATCGCTGTTTTCCGTGTAGGCACAGCCGCCCAGCATCGCAATTGTCGCCAATGCTGTGGCAAACTTAATGATTCCAAGCCGCTTCGGCGCTAGATCCTTGTGCGGTCTATGTAATTTAATGGGCATTAATACCTCTGTTTTGACAGACTCGGTCACAACGCATACACTCTCGCTTAATTGGGGCATCGGCAAGGCATTAAGTCCTGTCAGGAAAATTCATTCCGTTAAGATTTTTTTTAGTCGGAACTGACATGCTGGCCCTAACCGTCTTGGGGATACTCGTTAACCGGACATTGTTTATGATTTCCATGTTCCGCGTCGGCTTTGCCAGACCGACCAGACAACCTGATACCAATGACTTTTTGCCATCACGCATGACGGCACGAAGGCTGTTGTGCGTGATAGGGATTGTGCTGCTATCGCTAATTGCAGTTTCGGCCAACAGCCACACGGCGTTTGCCCGCACCTATACAGCCCTGATTGTCGATGGTGATACGGGGCAAGTGCTGCACGAATATCGCGCTGATCAAAAGGTATATCCTGCGTCACTGACCAAGATCATGACGCTGTATATGCTGTTTGATGCGCTTGATAGCGGCAAGGTTTCGCTGGCAACGCAAATGCCCGTTTCACGGCGTGCATGGGGCCAGGCACCGTCAAAACTTGGTGTTCAGCCGGGCGACACGATTACGGTACATGATGCGATTTTGGCACTGGTTACAAAATCGGCCAATGATGTTGCTGTGGTAATTGGCGAATATCTGGGCGGTACCGAAACCAAGTTTGCCCAGATGATGACGTCAACCGCCCGCAAGATTGGCATGAAGAACACAACGTTCCGCAATGCTTCTGGCCTGCCCAATCGCGGTCAAATGACAACGGCGCGCGACATGGTTCGTCTTGCGATGCGCCTGCGCAACGATTTTGGCGACTATTATCATTATTTTTCGACGCAGAAATTCACCTATGGCAACCGTACTTATGGCAACCATAACAATCTTCTGGCGTCGTATTATGGGACTGACGGTATCAAAACCGGTTTCATCAATGCTTCGGGCTTTAATCTGGTTGCATCGGTCAAACGCGATGGCAAACGCCTGATCGGGGCGGTATTTGGTGGCAGAACGGCACGTTCCCGCGATGCTCAGATGAAAAAGCTGCTTGACCAAGCCTATATGGAACTCAAAAAA
The Thalassospira sp. TSL5-1 genome window above contains:
- a CDS encoding D-alanyl-D-alanine carboxypeptidase, yielding MISMFRVGFARPTRQPDTNDFLPSRMTARRLLCVIGIVLLSLIAVSANSHTAFARTYTALIVDGDTGQVLHEYRADQKVYPASLTKIMTLYMLFDALDSGKVSLATQMPVSRRAWGQAPSKLGVQPGDTITVHDAILALVTKSANDVAVVIGEYLGGTETKFAQMMTSTARKIGMKNTTFRNASGLPNRGQMTTARDMVRLAMRLRNDFGDYYHYFSTQKFTYGNRTYGNHNNLLASYYGTDGIKTGFINASGFNLVASVKRDGKRLIGAVFGGRTARSRDAQMKKLLDQAYMELKKDGDIIPPRPRISPEEKILPADTQLLMAKANSANEGQIPGHIDTDTIVARIKPTSGGWGIQVGAFSDQRRAQEAVLTAARTAPEILRLTRAAVQEQESDSGVVYRARLIGFGAEEDARSACAALQRQNMACIPVVTPGDAG